In Nitrospirota bacterium, the following are encoded in one genomic region:
- a CDS encoding zinc dependent phospholipase C family protein — MLILFVFLLILMVPSVAYAWGPLTHFYLGHQVLALGASVVPLGIYNLIKKFKNDFLYGNISADIIVGKRFQAFEKSSHNWNVGRKLLKAARTEQHKSFAYGYLTHLAADTVAHNYYIPKFFTITNLTHPILEVKADSIIDKEYRYMVKNMDKLVQLRNDVFLEKFLERLFLSFKTNKKIFKGVLLLSRFSHTIPVTNFVDKRLPDGVTDEEILDFQSKSLVMMFELLRDGEISSVFKKDPMGRAHKTLQ; from the coding sequence ATGTTAATTTTATTTGTTTTTTTATTGATATTGATGGTGCCATCTGTGGCTTATGCCTGGGGGCCGCTGACCCATTTTTACTTAGGGCATCAGGTCCTGGCACTGGGAGCATCTGTTGTCCCGTTAGGAATATACAATCTTATAAAAAAGTTTAAGAATGATTTCCTGTACGGCAATATCAGTGCTGACATAATAGTTGGTAAGAGGTTTCAGGCTTTTGAAAAAAGTTCGCATAACTGGAATGTCGGCAGGAAACTCCTTAAAGCAGCCAGGACTGAACAGCACAAATCGTTTGCTTATGGTTACCTTACTCATCTTGCTGCTGACACTGTTGCCCACAATTACTACATCCCCAAATTCTTTACAATAACAAATCTCACGCATCCAATTCTGGAAGTCAAGGCGGATAGTATTATTGATAAAGAATACCGCTACATGGTTAAAAATATGGACAAACTCGTTCAGCTCAGGAACGATGTTTTTCTCGAAAAATTTCTTGAGAGGTTATTCCTTTCTTTTAAGACCAATAAGAAAATCTTTAAGGGTGTTTTGCTGCTGTCAAGATTTTCCCATACAATTCCTGTTACTAATTTTGTAGATAAAAGACTTCCTGATGGGGTGACAGATGAGGAAATCCTTGATTTTCAGAGCAAGTCTCTTGTTATGATGTTTGAGCTTTTGAGGGACGGCGAGATCTCAAGCGTGTTTAAAAAAGACCCCATGGGGAGGGCGCATAAAACCCTTCA